In Sulfitobacter sp. OXR-159, one DNA window encodes the following:
- a CDS encoding phosphoserine transaminase: MAITQPASRPDTKPVAVPANPRFSSGPCAKIPTFDLTKLADAPLGRSHRAAPGKAKLLEAIETTREVLGVPADYRIGIVPASDTGAFEMAMWSLLGERPAEMVAWESFGAGWVTDVVKQLKIEAQVHTAEYGEIVDMAALNYDNDVCFTWNGTTSGVRMANGDAIPADRAGLTLCDATSAAFAMDLPWDKLDVTTFSWQKVLGGEAAHGMLILSPRAVERLESYTPAWPLPKIFRLTKGGKLNEGIFKGETINTPSMLCVEDYLLALDWAKSVGGLKGLIGRADANTAAIAEFVEAHDWIDFLATDPATRSNTSVCLKFTDDRIQDGAAFAKAVAKRLADEGAALDVGAYRDAPPGLRIWCGGTVETADIEAMLPWLEWAFEAEINA, encoded by the coding sequence ATGGCTATTACACAACCGGCATCGCGCCCGGACACGAAACCTGTTGCCGTACCGGCAAATCCGCGTTTCTCTTCCGGCCCCTGCGCCAAAATCCCCACATTCGATCTCACCAAGCTGGCGGACGCACCATTGGGCCGCAGCCACCGTGCCGCACCCGGCAAGGCCAAGCTGCTTGAGGCAATCGAGACCACCCGCGAGGTGCTCGGCGTGCCTGCGGATTACCGCATCGGCATCGTGCCCGCGTCTGACACCGGCGCATTCGAGATGGCCATGTGGTCGCTCTTGGGCGAACGCCCGGCTGAGATGGTGGCATGGGAATCCTTCGGCGCAGGCTGGGTTACCGATGTCGTCAAGCAGCTGAAAATCGAAGCGCAGGTCCACACCGCCGAATACGGCGAGATCGTCGACATGGCCGCGCTGAACTATGACAACGACGTCTGCTTCACATGGAACGGCACCACCTCCGGCGTGCGCATGGCGAACGGCGACGCGATCCCTGCGGACCGCGCGGGTCTGACGCTCTGCGATGCCACCTCGGCGGCCTTCGCGATGGACCTGCCCTGGGACAAACTGGATGTGACGACCTTCTCTTGGCAGAAGGTGCTGGGCGGCGAAGCGGCGCATGGCATGCTGATCCTGAGCCCCCGCGCAGTTGAGCGGTTGGAAAGCTACACCCCCGCATGGCCCCTGCCAAAAATCTTCCGCCTGACCAAAGGCGGCAAGCTGAACGAGGGCATCTTTAAAGGCGAGACGATCAACACGCCCTCCATGCTTTGCGTCGAAGATTACCTGCTGGCACTCGATTGGGCGAAATCCGTAGGCGGCCTCAAGGGGTTGATCGGACGGGCCGATGCCAATACGGCGGCCATCGCCGAATTCGTCGAAGCGCATGACTGGATTGATTTCCTCGCCACCGATCCGGCGACACGGTCCAACACCTCGGTCTGCCTGAAGTTCACCGATGATCGCATTCAGGACGGTGCAGCCTTTGCCAAGGCCGTGGCCAAACGGCTTGCGGACGAAGGTGCGGCGCTCGACGTCGGCGCTTACCGCGATGCCCCTCCGGGCCTGCGCATCTGGTGCGGCGGCACGGTTGAAACGGCTGATATCGAAGCGATGCTGCCGTGGCTCGAATGGGCCTTTGAAGCCGAAATCAACGCCTAA
- a CDS encoding aspartate kinase, which yields MTQPSHTVEKIGGTSMSRVNQLKDTLFVGDRKGADIYGRIFVVSAFGGITNLLLEHKKSGEPGVYAHLANASNDHGWHEALTRVSAEMQRVHREVLEHPGDIEQADAFVSERTHGARNCLIDLQRLCAYGHFRLSEHMLQIRELLSGLGEAHSAFVTTIMLQRAGVNARFVDLSGWRDEGNVTLDERIAQAMEGIDPHTEMPIVTGYAQCAEGLMREFDRGYSEVTFSKLAALTGAREAIIHKEFHLSSCDPKLVGEHAVKKIGRTNYDVADQLSNMGMEAIHPKAAKTLRQADVPLRVTNAFEPEDPGTLIDDRKAETPAVEIVTGLDIVAFELFEQDMVGVKGYDTAILDVLTRHNVRIVSKVSNANTITHYLDASLKTMRRVEKDLAQIYPAAEITTKTLSMASVIGRDLNGLSVLQRGLVAIAEAGQTAIGASQGPRNVDVQFIVERESLQPVIKALHGAFIEEEAATPLSRAA from the coding sequence ATGACTCAACCGTCCCACACTGTCGAAAAAATCGGCGGGACGTCCATGTCCCGCGTGAACCAGCTCAAAGATACGCTCTTTGTCGGTGACCGTAAGGGCGCGGACATCTATGGGCGCATTTTCGTGGTCTCCGCCTTTGGCGGGATCACGAACCTGCTGCTGGAGCACAAGAAATCCGGCGAGCCGGGCGTTTACGCGCATCTTGCCAATGCCAGCAACGATCACGGCTGGCATGAGGCGCTGACTCGTGTGTCTGCCGAGATGCAGCGCGTGCACCGCGAGGTGCTGGAGCATCCCGGCGATATTGAGCAGGCCGACGCCTTTGTGTCCGAGCGCACCCACGGCGCCCGCAACTGCTTGATCGATCTGCAGCGTCTGTGCGCCTACGGCCACTTCCGCCTGTCGGAACACATGTTGCAGATCCGCGAGCTGCTGTCCGGTCTGGGCGAGGCGCATTCCGCTTTCGTCACCACAATCATGCTGCAACGCGCTGGTGTGAACGCCCGTTTCGTTGACCTGTCCGGTTGGCGCGATGAGGGCAATGTCACGCTGGACGAGCGCATCGCGCAGGCGATGGAGGGCATCGACCCGCATACGGAAATGCCCATCGTCACCGGCTATGCGCAATGCGCCGAAGGGCTGATGCGTGAGTTCGACCGTGGCTATTCAGAGGTGACCTTCTCCAAGCTCGCTGCCCTGACGGGTGCGCGTGAGGCGATCATTCACAAGGAATTCCACCTGTCGTCCTGCGATCCGAAACTGGTCGGCGAACATGCCGTCAAAAAGATCGGGCGCACGAACTATGACGTGGCGGATCAGCTGTCGAACATGGGGATGGAGGCGATCCACCCCAAGGCAGCCAAGACCCTGCGTCAGGCCGATGTGCCGCTGCGCGTGACCAACGCCTTTGAGCCCGAAGACCCCGGCACGCTGATCGACGACCGCAAGGCCGAGACGCCTGCGGTAGAGATCGTCACGGGTTTGGACATTGTCGCGTTTGAGCTGTTCGAACAGGACATGGTCGGCGTGAAAGGCTACGACACCGCGATTCTCGACGTGCTGACACGGCACAATGTACGGATCGTCTCGAAGGTGTCGAACGCCAATACGATCACGCACTACCTTGATGCGTCGCTCAAGACGATGCGCCGGGTGGAGAAGGATCTGGCACAGATCTATCCCGCTGCAGAGATCACGACGAAAACGCTGTCGATGGCCTCGGTCATCGGGCGTGACCTGAACGGGCTGTCGGTGTTGCAACGCGGTCTCGTGGCCATTGCCGAGGCCGGTCAGACGGCAATCGGCGCGAGCCAAGGTCCGCGCAACGTGGACGTGCAGTTCATCGTCGAGCGCGAGTCGCTGCAGCCGGTGATCAAAGCGCTGCACGGCGCGTTTATCGAAGAAGAGGCTGCGACGCCGCTTTCGCGGGCGGCCTGA
- a CDS encoding glycine C-acetyltransferase produces MTQAFLSHVTDTLAEIDAEGMMKRERLITTPQGGEIAVGDREVINLCANNYLGLADHPELIATAKEAMDEKGFGMASVRFICGTQDIHRELEQKLAGFLGHDDSILFAACFDANGGLFEPLLGPEDAVISDALNHASIIDGIRLCKAKRYRYANSDMEDLEAKLKQAREDGARFIMIATDGVFSMDGYLAKLPEITALAEKYEALVMVDDCHSTGFMGPKGAGTPAHHGVKVDIVTGTLGKALGGAIGGYIAGPQAVIDLLRQRARPYLFSNSLPSSIVMAGMRALELVEQGDDLRAQLFENTAYWRAGLEKLGFDLLPGEHPIVPVMLGEAQLAQDMAAKLFEEGVYVSGFFFPVVPRGQARIRTQMNAALTREQLDRALKAFEVAGKACGVIE; encoded by the coding sequence ATGACCCAAGCATTTCTATCCCATGTCACCGACACCCTAGCCGAGATCGACGCCGAGGGCATGATGAAGCGCGAGCGGCTTATCACCACCCCGCAGGGCGGTGAGATCGCGGTGGGTGACCGCGAGGTCATCAACCTCTGCGCCAACAACTATCTCGGCCTCGCCGATCATCCCGAGTTGATCGCCACCGCCAAAGAGGCGATGGACGAGAAAGGATTCGGCATGGCCTCGGTCCGCTTTATCTGCGGCACGCAGGACATCCACCGCGAGTTGGAGCAGAAGCTGGCGGGCTTTCTCGGGCATGACGATTCGATCCTCTTCGCCGCCTGTTTCGACGCCAACGGCGGGCTGTTCGAGCCGCTGCTGGGGCCGGAGGACGCGGTGATTTCAGACGCGCTGAACCATGCCTCGATCATCGACGGCATTCGTCTGTGCAAGGCGAAACGCTACCGCTATGCCAACAGCGACATGGAAGATCTCGAGGCCAAGCTGAAACAGGCCCGCGAGGATGGCGCGCGGTTCATCATGATCGCCACCGACGGGGTTTTCTCCATGGACGGCTATCTGGCGAAGCTGCCCGAGATCACCGCACTGGCCGAGAAATATGAGGCGCTGGTGATGGTCGACGATTGCCATTCCACCGGCTTCATGGGGCCGAAAGGTGCAGGCACCCCGGCGCATCACGGGGTCAAGGTCGACATCGTGACCGGCACGTTGGGCAAGGCGCTTGGCGGGGCGATTGGCGGCTATATCGCCGGGCCGCAGGCGGTGATCGACCTTCTGCGCCAGCGCGCGCGGCCCTATCTGTTTTCCAATTCGCTGCCCTCGTCGATTGTCATGGCAGGGATGCGGGCGCTGGAACTGGTGGAGCAAGGCGATGATCTACGCGCGCAGTTGTTCGAAAACACAGCTTACTGGCGTGCGGGGCTGGAGAAGCTGGGCTTTGACCTGCTGCCCGGCGAGCATCCCATCGTGCCCGTCATGCTGGGCGAGGCGCAACTGGCGCAGGACATGGCGGCGAAACTGTTTGAAGAGGGGGTCTATGTCTCCGGCTTCTTCTTCCCGGTGGTGCCGCGCGGGCAGGCCCGCATTCGCACTCAGATGAACGCAGCCTTAACGCGCGAGCAGCTGGACCGGGCGCTGAAAGCCTTTGAAGTGGCTGGCAAGGCATGTGGGGTGATTGAATGA
- a CDS encoding metallophosphoesterase family protein, whose amino-acid sequence MPSPIYAIGDIHGYAAELERVLTLIEEDGGPDARIVFLGDYTDRGPDSKAVIDRLAQGKAEGRNWTFLMGNHDRMFSWFMEDFPRHDPLLLVELNWLNPRLGGDTTLGSYGVPVNGRDRMSDVHAKAREAVPQAHVDFLKTLALSHQTPDHFFAHAGIRPGVPLDDQTENDLLWIRKEFHEYTAPHPKLVVHGHTPVDSAMHYGNRVNLDTGAGYGKPLCAAVFEGEDVWVLTQQGRNRLRP is encoded by the coding sequence ATGCCCAGCCCCATCTACGCCATCGGAGACATCCACGGTTACGCCGCCGAGCTTGAGCGCGTGTTAACCTTGATCGAAGAAGACGGCGGGCCGGACGCGCGCATCGTCTTCCTTGGCGATTACACCGACCGCGGCCCCGACAGCAAAGCGGTGATCGACCGGCTGGCGCAGGGCAAGGCCGAGGGGCGCAACTGGACCTTCCTCATGGGCAATCATGACCGCATGTTCAGCTGGTTCATGGAGGATTTCCCGCGTCACGATCCGCTTTTGCTGGTTGAACTGAATTGGCTGAACCCGCGCTTAGGCGGCGACACGACGCTTGGTTCTTACGGTGTACCCGTCAACGGACGCGACCGGATGTCAGACGTTCATGCAAAGGCCCGCGAAGCGGTGCCGCAGGCGCATGTCGATTTCTTGAAAACCCTCGCGCTGTCGCATCAAACGCCCGACCACTTCTTTGCCCATGCGGGTATCCGCCCCGGGGTGCCGCTGGATGATCAGACCGAGAATGACCTGCTGTGGATCCGCAAGGAGTTTCACGAATACACCGCGCCCCATCCCAAGCTGGTCGTCCACGGCCACACGCCGGTGGACAGCGCCATGCATTACGGTAACCGCGTCAACCTCGACACCGGCGCGGGCTACGGAAAACCGCTCTGTGCAGCGGTGTTTGAGGGCGAAGACGTTTGGGTTCTGACGCAACAGGGGCGCAATCGCCTGCGCCCCTGA
- a CDS encoding helix-turn-helix domain-containing protein has product MTENNDKILTQLPARLKAARQGQGLSLDAVAKLSGVSRSMVSQIERGESSPTIATLWNLTRALQVDFAGLLDGAPTEAQIEVLRSAAVPTINNLGSGCRIRILSPPEEAGHHEVYELLIAEGGMLDSAPHTRGAREHLSVFEGAVEVTSGAGTEQLQAGDTARYAADVPHAIRATAGPVRAFLVVQDV; this is encoded by the coding sequence ATGACGGAAAATAATGACAAGATCCTGACGCAACTGCCCGCCCGCTTGAAAGCGGCGCGACAGGGGCAGGGGCTTTCGCTTGATGCCGTGGCCAAGCTTTCGGGCGTGTCACGCTCTATGGTGAGCCAGATTGAGCGCGGGGAATCGAGCCCGACCATCGCCACGCTGTGGAACCTGACCCGGGCCTTGCAGGTGGATTTCGCGGGGCTTTTAGATGGCGCGCCAACCGAAGCGCAGATCGAAGTGCTGCGCAGTGCTGCGGTGCCGACGATCAACAATCTTGGCTCCGGCTGTCGCATCCGCATCCTATCTCCGCCCGAAGAAGCCGGGCATCATGAGGTGTATGAACTGCTCATCGCCGAGGGCGGCATGTTGGACAGCGCCCCGCATACCCGTGGTGCCCGTGAGCATCTGAGCGTCTTTGAAGGTGCTGTCGAGGTCACAAGCGGCGCGGGGACCGAGCAATTGCAGGCCGGAGACACCGCCCGTTATGCTGCCGATGTACCCCACGCCATCCGCGCCACGGCGGGACCGGTACGGGCCTTCTTGGTCGTGCAGGACGTCTGA
- a CDS encoding invasion associated locus B family protein encodes MMKTCGLALGALALVASGAVAQEQSTNRVAAKTDWSVFVEDNPTECWGVSTPKEVVNTRDGRVVAVNRGQTLLMVFYRPSAEAKGQVAFTGGYPFASGSTVNMNISGNEFELFTEGEWAWPATTADDAKIIAAMKRGADATLTARSSRGTQTKDTFSLLGFTAAVEDAEKRCGG; translated from the coding sequence ATGATGAAGACATGTGGTCTTGCACTTGGGGCGCTCGCCCTTGTGGCAAGCGGCGCTGTGGCGCAGGAGCAGAGCACCAACCGGGTGGCTGCCAAGACCGACTGGAGCGTCTTTGTAGAAGATAACCCGACAGAATGCTGGGGCGTTTCAACGCCTAAGGAAGTCGTCAACACGCGCGATGGGCGTGTTGTGGCGGTGAACCGGGGTCAGACATTGCTGATGGTATTCTACCGCCCCTCGGCTGAGGCCAAGGGTCAGGTCGCCTTTACCGGCGGGTATCCTTTCGCCTCGGGATCGACGGTCAATATGAACATTTCCGGCAATGAGTTCGAGCTGTTCACCGAAGGCGAGTGGGCCTGGCCGGCAACCACGGCGGATGATGCCAAGATCATCGCGGCAATGAAGCGCGGCGCGGATGCGACACTGACAGCGCGGTCTTCGCGCGGGACGCAGACCAAGGACACATTCTCGCTGCTGGGCTTTACCGCGGCGGTCGAAGATGCGGAGAAGCGCTGCGGGGGGTGA
- the serA gene encoding phosphoglycerate dehydrogenase produces MAPKVLISDSLSEAAVQIFRDRGIDVDFQPDLGKDKDKLAEVIGNYDGLAIRSATKVTEKILANAPNLKVVGRAGIGTDNIDKEAASKQGVIVMNTPFGNMITTAEHAIAMMFAVARQIPEASASTHAGKWEKSKFMGVELTGKTLGVIGAGNIGGIVCDRARGLKMKVVAYDPFLGEEKAEKMGVEKVELDELLTRADFITLHVPFTEQTANILSRENLEKTKPGVRIINCARGGLVDEEALADLLKSGHVAGAGFDVFAEEPAKENPLFNLPNVVCTPHLGAATTEAQENVALQVAEQMSDYLLTGAVTNALNMPSVTAEEAKVMGPWVKLAGHLGAFIGQMTDEPIKAINILYDGSVAQMNLKALNCGVVAGIMKRANPDVNMVSAPVVAREKGIQISTTNQDKSGVFDGYVKVTVVTEKRERSIAGTVFSDGKPRFIQIKGITIDAEIGEHMLYTTNEDVPGIIGTLGQTMGENGVNIANFTLGRHTAKGEAIALLYVDDQVPETVIGKLRDTGMFRQIKPLQFDVA; encoded by the coding sequence ATGGCTCCCAAAGTACTCATCTCCGACAGCCTGTCGGAAGCCGCCGTTCAAATCTTTCGCGACCGTGGCATCGACGTTGATTTCCAGCCCGATCTGGGCAAGGACAAAGACAAACTGGCCGAAGTTATCGGCAACTATGACGGCCTCGCGATCCGCTCCGCCACCAAGGTGACGGAAAAGATCCTCGCCAATGCGCCGAACCTCAAAGTGGTCGGCCGCGCGGGCATCGGCACCGACAACATCGACAAGGAAGCCGCGTCGAAACAGGGTGTGATCGTGATGAACACGCCCTTCGGCAACATGATCACCACTGCCGAACATGCCATCGCGATGATGTTCGCCGTGGCGCGTCAGATCCCCGAAGCGTCGGCCTCCACCCACGCGGGCAAATGGGAAAAGTCGAAGTTCATGGGCGTTGAGTTGACCGGCAAGACGCTGGGCGTCATCGGCGCGGGCAACATCGGCGGCATCGTTTGCGACCGCGCGCGGGGCCTCAAGATGAAAGTCGTGGCCTATGACCCCTTCTTGGGCGAGGAAAAGGCCGAGAAGATGGGTGTCGAAAAGGTCGAGCTCGACGAGCTGCTGACTCGCGCCGATTTCATCACCCTCCATGTTCCCTTCACCGAGCAGACGGCGAATATCCTCAGCCGCGAGAACCTTGAAAAGACCAAGCCCGGCGTGCGTATCATCAACTGTGCCCGCGGCGGTCTGGTTGACGAAGAAGCACTCGCCGACCTGCTGAAATCCGGCCATGTGGCGGGCGCGGGTTTCGATGTCTTCGCCGAGGAACCAGCCAAGGAGAACCCGCTGTTCAACCTGCCCAACGTGGTCTGCACGCCGCACCTTGGTGCCGCGACCACCGAAGCGCAGGAAAACGTGGCCCTGCAAGTGGCCGAGCAGATGTCGGACTACCTGCTGACCGGTGCCGTGACCAACGCGCTGAACATGCCATCGGTCACCGCCGAAGAAGCCAAGGTCATGGGCCCATGGGTCAAACTGGCTGGTCACCTCGGTGCCTTCATCGGTCAGATGACCGACGAGCCGATCAAGGCGATCAATATCCTTTATGACGGCTCCGTCGCACAGATGAACCTCAAGGCGCTGAACTGTGGCGTCGTGGCGGGTATCATGAAACGCGCCAACCCGGATGTGAACATGGTTTCCGCCCCCGTGGTCGCCCGCGAAAAGGGCATTCAGATCAGCACCACCAACCAAGACAAATCCGGCGTCTTCGACGGCTATGTCAAAGTGACCGTGGTGACCGAAAAGCGCGAGCGCTCCATCGCGGGCACCGTGTTCTCGGACGGCAAGCCGCGCTTTATCCAGATCAAAGGCATCACCATCGACGCCGAGATCGGGGAGCACATGCTCTACACCACCAACGAAGACGTGCCGGGCATCATCGGCACCTTGGGCCAGACCATGGGCGAGAACGGCGTGAACATTGCCAACTTCACCTTGGGCCGCCACACCGCCAAGGGCGAGGCTATTGCCCTGCTCTATGTTGACGATCAGGTGCCAGAAACCGTGATCGGCAAGCTGCGCGACACCGGCATGTTCCGGCAGATCAAGCCGCTGCAATTCGACGTGGCCTAA
- the serB gene encoding phosphoserine phosphatase SerB, with product MFTAILLTSPFNPSLDAALVESLRNAWGGGDALWLAPDEAAEFSLAQLPENRWDVWESCQSMGVDLVIVPSEGRRKKMLLADMDSTMIQQECIDELAEEAGVGAHVKEITARAMNGELDFDGALRERVGLLKGLEAAVIDKVLAERITLMPGGGALVGTMKANGGYAALVSGGFTAFTAKVAEMLGFDENRANTLLVDGAALTGDVGMPILGREAKVTALEEITAKLGITEDQVVAVGDGANDLGMLGRAGMGVALHAKPSVAAECDIRVNFGDLTALLFVQGYARTEFAG from the coding sequence ATGTTCACGGCAATCTTGTTGACCTCCCCCTTCAACCCCTCCCTCGATGCGGCGCTGGTTGAAAGCCTGCGCAACGCTTGGGGCGGGGGCGACGCACTTTGGCTGGCCCCGGATGAGGCGGCGGAATTCTCGCTGGCCCAGCTGCCGGAAAACCGTTGGGACGTTTGGGAAAGCTGCCAATCTATGGGCGTCGATCTGGTGATCGTGCCCAGCGAAGGCCGCCGCAAGAAGATGCTGCTGGCCGATATGGACAGCACGATGATCCAGCAGGAGTGCATCGACGAATTGGCCGAGGAAGCGGGCGTTGGCGCGCATGTGAAAGAGATCACCGCCCGCGCCATGAACGGTGAGTTGGACTTCGACGGCGCGCTGCGCGAACGTGTCGGTCTGTTGAAAGGGCTGGAGGCCGCTGTCATCGACAAGGTCTTGGCTGAGCGGATCACCCTGATGCCCGGCGGCGGTGCCTTGGTGGGCACGATGAAGGCCAATGGCGGCTATGCCGCATTGGTTTCGGGCGGGTTCACTGCCTTCACTGCCAAAGTGGCCGAGATGCTGGGCTTTGATGAGAACCGCGCCAATACGCTGCTGGTCGATGGGGCCGCGCTGACCGGCGATGTGGGTATGCCGATCTTGGGGCGCGAGGCCAAAGTCACCGCGCTGGAAGAGATCACCGCAAAGCTGGGGATCACCGAAGATCAGGTTGTCGCCGTGGGCGACGGGGCCAATGATCTGGGCATGTTGGGGCGGGCTGGCATGGGCGTGGCGCTGCACGCAAAGCCGTCGGTCGCGGCGGAATGCGACATCCGCGTCAATTTCGGCGATCTGACCGCGCTGCTGTTCGTACAGGGCTATGCGCGCACTGAATTTGCGGGCTGA
- a CDS encoding asparaginase: MTKAAPFAEIWRGPFLESVHSGHAVICDASGQIVEAWGDPEKVILPRSSSKMIQALPLINSGAADKAGLSTEQLALACASHQGAAIHTDRVGVWLDTLGLSDDDFRCGAQEPNDRDAMEGLIRAHEKSCQIHNNCSGKHAGFLTLNKHLGGGADYEKPDHAVQKACLEAFETVTQETSPGYGIDGCSAPNPACTLHGMARAMAHFAAAPEGSAEARLHQAMRLHPELVAGEGRACTELMRAMDGKVALKTGAEGFFIAIWPERKLGIALKAACGTTRAAECAITALLVKLGALDASHPAAIKRMNTPITNWRGLETGMLKPAAGLL, from the coding sequence ATGACCAAAGCAGCCCCATTTGCGGAAATCTGGCGCGGACCCTTTCTGGAAAGCGTTCATTCCGGTCATGCCGTGATCTGCGATGCGAGCGGCCAGATCGTCGAAGCATGGGGCGATCCGGAAAAGGTGATCCTGCCGCGTTCGTCTTCCAAGATGATCCAAGCGCTGCCGCTGATCAATTCCGGCGCGGCCGACAAAGCGGGACTGAGCACCGAACAGCTGGCCCTCGCCTGTGCCTCGCACCAAGGTGCCGCCATCCACACCGACCGGGTGGGCGTATGGCTCGACACGCTGGGGCTGAGTGACGACGACTTCCGCTGCGGCGCGCAAGAACCCAATGACCGCGACGCGATGGAGGGGCTGATCCGCGCGCATGAGAAATCCTGCCAGATCCACAACAACTGCTCAGGCAAACACGCGGGATTCCTCACGCTGAACAAGCACCTCGGCGGGGGGGCGGATTACGAAAAGCCCGATCACGCGGTGCAAAAAGCCTGCCTTGAAGCGTTTGAAACGGTCACCCAAGAAACCTCGCCCGGCTATGGCATCGACGGCTGTTCGGCCCCCAACCCGGCCTGCACCCTGCACGGCATGGCCCGCGCGATGGCCCATTTCGCCGCCGCCCCCGAAGGCTCTGCTGAGGCGCGCCTGCACCAAGCCATGCGCCTACACCCTGAACTCGTCGCCGGCGAAGGCCGTGCCTGCACGGAACTGATGCGGGCGATGGACGGCAAGGTAGCACTGAAAACTGGGGCCGAAGGCTTCTTCATCGCGATCTGGCCCGAGCGCAAGTTGGGCATCGCGCTCAAAGCCGCCTGCGGCACCACCCGCGCCGCCGAATGCGCGATCACCGCGCTGTTGGTCAAATTGGGGGCGCTGGACGCCAGTCACCCGGCGGCGATCAAGCGGATGAACACGCCGATCACCAACTGGCGCGGGCTTGAGACCGGGATGCTGAAACCAGCGGCGGGACTGCTGTAA
- the tdh gene encoding L-threonine 3-dehydrogenase translates to MTTNEMKALSKLHAREGLWMTHAPVPEIGPDDVLIKINKTGICGTDIHIWNWDDWAAGTVPVGLITGHEFAGEIVELGRNVEGLEIGQRCSGEGHLIGKQSRQSRAGKFHLDPATRGIGVNEQGAFAQYLKLPAFNVVPLPDEISDDIGAILDPLGNAVHTALSFDLVGEDVLITGAGPIGIMAAAVARHVGARHVVITDVNPARLTLAEKVADVVTVNVAEENLADVIPRLKMKQGFDVGLEMSGNQQALDQMVEAMTMGGRIAMLGIPPGKSPVDWSRIVFKAITIKGVYGREIFETWYKMIAMLENGLDVSQIITHRFGVDDFEKGFAAMKSGQSGKVVLDWT, encoded by the coding sequence ATGACCACGAATGAAATGAAGGCGCTGTCAAAGCTCCATGCCCGCGAGGGGCTGTGGATGACTCACGCCCCGGTGCCGGAAATCGGCCCGGATGACGTGCTGATTAAGATCAACAAGACCGGTATCTGCGGCACCGATATCCACATCTGGAACTGGGACGATTGGGCCGCCGGGACGGTGCCGGTGGGGCTGATCACCGGCCATGAGTTCGCGGGCGAGATCGTCGAGTTGGGCCGCAATGTGGAAGGGCTTGAGATCGGGCAGCGTTGCTCGGGCGAGGGGCATTTGATCGGCAAACAGTCACGCCAAAGCCGTGCGGGCAAATTCCACCTCGATCCCGCGACGCGGGGTATTGGAGTGAACGAGCAGGGGGCTTTCGCGCAGTACCTCAAGCTGCCCGCCTTCAACGTTGTCCCGCTGCCGGATGAGATTTCCGACGACATCGGCGCGATCCTCGATCCCTTGGGTAACGCGGTGCATACAGCGCTCAGCTTCGATCTGGTGGGTGAGGATGTGTTGATCACAGGCGCGGGCCCCATCGGCATCATGGCCGCCGCTGTCGCGCGGCATGTGGGCGCGCGGCATGTGGTGATTACGGATGTGAACCCTGCGCGGCTGACGCTTGCGGAAAAAGTCGCCGATGTGGTGACGGTTAATGTCGCCGAGGAGAATTTGGCGGACGTCATCCCACGGTTGAAGATGAAACAGGGCTTTGACGTCGGTTTAGAGATGTCCGGCAACCAACAGGCGCTCGATCAGATGGTCGAGGCCATGACTATGGGCGGGCGCATCGCGATGCTGGGCATCCCGCCGGGCAAGTCGCCGGTGGACTGGAGCCGGATCGTTTTCAAAGCCATCACCATCAAGGGCGTCTATGGCCGCGAGATTTTCGAGACGTGGTACAAGATGATCGCCATGCTGGAAAACGGGCTCGACGTCTCGCAGATCATCACCCATCGCTTCGGCGTAGATGATTTCGAGAAGGGCTTCGCCGCGATGAAGTCCGGCCAATCGGGCAAAGTAGTCCTCGACTGGACGTGA
- a CDS encoding ectoine synthase has protein sequence MIVRDFNKLQGTDRHVGDAQWTSTRLLLADDKMGFSFHITVLEAGSEHTFHYKHHFESVYCMKGKGSITDLATGETHEITPGVMYALNLNDKHTLRAEEELHMACCFNPPVTGNEVHREDGSYAPAEEVA, from the coding sequence ATGATTGTACGTGATTTTAACAAACTTCAGGGCACAGACCGTCACGTTGGTGACGCTCAATGGACGTCCACACGCTTGCTTTTGGCTGATGACAAGATGGGATTCTCTTTCCACATCACCGTTCTTGAGGCCGGGTCGGAACACACGTTCCACTACAAGCACCACTTTGAGAGCGTCTATTGCATGAAGGGCAAGGGGTCGATCACCGATCTCGCCACTGGCGAGACCCATGAGATCACCCCCGGCGTGATGTACGCCCTGAACCTGAACGACAAACACACCCTGCGCGCAGAGGAAGAACTGCACATGGCGTGCTGCTTCAACCCGCCGGTCACCGGCAACGAAGTGCACCGTGAAGACGGCTCCTATGCGCCTGCCGAGGAGGTAGCGTAA